GAATCCATCACACGCTGGAAGGCCCAAAACGCATGGTGGTATAGCCTGCAGGGAACAAGTCCCCTACAGCAAACCACAAAAGGCATTGATTACGCCAAGGGAACTCTGAGGCATATCATCAGGGAGGCAAGCTACGCCATCAACCAGAACCTAATCATAGATGCAATCAACCAAGCAAAAGCAAGTGATGTGAAACTTTTCTCTTCTTCCGAGAAGGACGGAAGTTTCATATCCGCTACGCTGCGCTTTGGTCACGATGCAGGACTCCTGCCTCTTGCAGGTCTTATGCAACTCTCCGTCGCCAATGCAAAAGTAAGCGACCTCTCCAAGCTTCACGAAGAATGGAACGACTTCCGGGTCATCCCCATGGCGGCAAACCTGCAAATCGTTTTCTACAAGAAAACGGGCAGGAGCAGCCCTGCTAAAAAAGCCACGGACGCCAAGTCTTCCAAAAATGATATCCTGGTAAAATTCCTCTACAACGAGCGTGAAGTTACCGCCCCCATTCCCTGCGAGGAAAACTGCCCTGCAGCTCCCTACTACAAGTGGGACGATGTAAAGAATTTCTATAAGGGAATTCTCGCGCAGTAACTGGATCCTTCGCCCTTACGGGCTCAGGATGACAGAAACATTGTGGGTTCAGGATGACAGAGAGCGTTACAAGGACAGGATACGCTTTACTTCCCTGTCATTAGATGGAAGTTTAGGTACAGCGAGAACGTAAAGATCGTGCGGCTCATGGGCTCGAAAATATCCGAGGAATAGGCCGCCAGCTTCACATAGGAATCCAGGCGGTTGCCGATATCGATACGGTCCGTCAATTTATATTCTAGTGCGGTATTGTTCAGCAACAGGAAGTCCCATCCGCGGGCCCCGTAATGGGGCATGGATCCAGGAATCGTACGCATGGCATCCAGGATAACCTTGTTATAGAAACGCCACTTGTCCTTATACAGGAACTCCGTCATCAGGCTGTATTTCACGCCCATATTGTACTGGTAATTATTCTTGTCGGAAGTGTATTCCGGATGGACTTCCTGAATCAGGTCATCGTAGCCCATGTCGGCCGTCCCCAGTAGAATCCAGTACAGCTGATTCATAATTCGAAAACGCAAATTAGGCGTTACCCACAAGGCAAGATCCAGGGCGCCACCCAGGGAAATCGTACTGACCGTTGCCAGCTCCCCGTAGAAACTATCGAAGTCAAGATTGATGGCAAAGTCGAGCCAGTGGCCACGACCATGAATACCCACATTCTTCAGCTTTCCCATGACATCAAGCTGGAGCAGGTTCCCCTCGAATCCGCTTTCCCCAAAGACATCCACGGTAAAGTAATCAAAAGGCTGCCTCACGATGGTATAAGGCCTGCCGTATTCCAGATGAAGCCCCATCATGCCGTGATGATCGTTCCACTCCTCGTCCAGTTCATCGGCGCTCTGGCTACCGATACGGTAGTTACTGCCGAATCGGGACCCTGCACCCGCTGCGACAGCAAGTTCCATCGGAATCCAGCCCGTGTAGAAATCACGGTTCCCGAATGCTTTCCGCTGCAAATACCCGGCAGGTTCCAGCACGAATGCCACTAGCTGACGATACCAGGGAACATCGTACTTGTTGTAGGCCAGGCGGGAAAGCCTGTAAAGTACTTCGCCATATATGGAGCCGCCGATTGTCGTAGTGATCAGGTCATTAGGCGCAGGATATTCCGTCTCCGCAAACATTTCCCAGGTGTAGCTTCCCAGGGCCGTCCACACCATACTGCGATAGAATCCGTTACCGCCTGCGCGTGCGGACGCATAATACATGGATCCCTGATAAGGATGACCGTAGAAATTGATCGCCCAGTGATTATGATCCCACTTCCATCCTTCCTGGATGTTGCGTTTCCAATAGCTGGGACCAGTGTGGGCGTAATGCTTGTCCAGCACGTAATAGTCCCAGGCCCACACAAAAACATTCAGACCGAAAACCTCCGCGGCGGTCACGAAGGGAGAAACCACCTTCTGCGCGATACTGTCTTCGGGAAGCATTTCAGTGGAGGGAAACGTGTCAGGATTCCCGACAAGTTCCTGGCGTCGCTGCATCGCTTCCTGAATACTCAGGACGGAATCCCTGCTCATGGACTGGGACCATGAAACCTGCGTCAGGGCAAAAACAACAAGAATTACACTCCAAACTTTTTTCACGAAGGAAAAGCTAGCTATAAAAAGAGCGCTTTGGCCTTAAAATCCCGTATTTGCGGATAGAACGTATTTTTTCAGGATAAAAAAAAGGGCGGACAAAGTCCGCCGTTAAAATTCCAGTGCCTGACCCCATTAGTTTGCGGTCTTAACGCCAACGGATTCGAAAACCGCCTTGTTCTTTGGATCCGGAACTGCAACGGTAGTAATCCAGTTGTATTCTGCAACGCCATTGAGACCTACACGAGCGCACGCCTGGTCACGAGCCTCATTGTATGCATTGAGAATCTGGATCTTTTCGTCGTTAGGTGCCTTGTCGATGCGTTCGGACCAGCGGAAGCCCAATTCGACCAGGGCAGCGCTTGCCCTTGCGTAGAGCTTTGCCTTGTCGGCGGTAATCACGCTACTGTTAGGAGCGGTGAAAACGCCCACTTCCACAATGGGAACGCTACGGGGTGCCTGAACCTGAGACTGCATCTGGGGAACTACTTCATTCTCATCACCGCAGGCTACAAGATTTGCGGACACAAAAAAAGAGGCGACCGCCAAGAACGTGATTCCAAGGATTTTCTTTCCAAGAACTCGTTTCGACATATCTGCCTCTTTTTTATTTACTAGCGGCTTGTGGGCTCGAACCACAGACCTGCGGATTATGATTCCGACGCTCTACCAACTGAGCTAAGCCGCCAAAGGTTGAACAAAATTAGTTAATGTTCTGAATAATTTCAAGGGGTTATTTGAAATAAACTTCAGATTCTACAAAATCTTTTCCCCATTTAATGACCTGCCACCCAGGATTGGAGCTCTTGAGGCTGAAATACGGGGTACTTGGGTCAATCTGCATCTGGCTTGCAGGTGCCACATGAACCTTCTGACGTCCAAGGGACACTTCAAAGTGATCATGGTAGTGACCGGTGAAGATGTGGGTCAGGTTAGGGATGCCAGCGAGCACTTCCTGGACTTCCAACATGTTGCGCATGAAGAAGCGCAAATCCATAAAGCGATGGTTGCAGAAGCAGGGAGGATGATGCATAAAGACGATCACTTCGTCCTGTACCTTTGCAGCTTCCTCCTTGAGCCAGTCCAGCTGGTCGCGGGAAATGTCACCAACAGCACTATCCAGGAAGAAGATGGTCTTGCCCGCAATATCGTAGCGGTAATAGCATCTGCCATGATGGACTTTACCCTTGAGGTCGAAGAATTTTTCCATGACCTCGATACGGTCGTGGTTACCCGGGATGACGCAGCAGGGAATGGGCAAGCTATTGACAACTTCGGCCACATACTTGTAGGCGCCGGGTTCGGCATCTTCGTTTGCAAGATCACCAGAAAGAACCAACAAGTCTAAATCCTTCATGGACTCCGAATAGAGTGCGTTCATGAAGTTGGCACGTACATCAATGCCCTGAACCAGACTTTCGTCGTTACCGATATGGAGGTCGGAAATCTGGCCAATTTTTAGAAATGTTGAATTCATAGGGTAGCTTTAATATAGCTTAAAATTTTCTCACAAAACGAAAAATATTCCAATTTATGTGCTTTTTGTGACGTTTATCAAGAACCCTGGAGCATTTTCAACACCAGCTTCAACATTGTTCTGTGGAACATGTGTGAATAGGCATTGAAAACCAGGCTTCAACACTTGTCAACGTTGAAAAAAGTGAATAAGTTCACGATTTTCAACATTGGGAAGCTCCTGACTTAAGTGTAGAACTTTTTGAGACTCAACAAGTTACACTTTCGTATCCGGAAACTTGTCCACTATTCACTCAACCAATTACCATTACTATTTATATAAATACATAATAATAATTAGTAAGTGTGTGGAAAGTTAGAGGTCGAGCTTCTTTTCGGACTGGACAGGAGCAGCGGACTTCTGCTGAGCGGTGGGCTGCTGAACGCTAACACCCATCTGGCAGTTACCCTGGAACTGGGCACCTTCCTGGATGATCAGCTGCTTGGTCTTGATGTTGCCAACGAATTTGGAAGTGCTTTCGAGAATGAGCTTTTCGGTGCATTCGATGTTGCCCTTGATGGAACCTGCGATAACAGCAGTCTGGGACTTGACTTCGCCTTCAACGTAGCCCTGGCGTTCAACGATGATTTCACCTTCGATGTTTACGCTACCGATGATGTTGCCTGCAACGCGAACGTCGCTCTTACCGCTGATGTCACCTTTCAAAGTGACGCTATTGCCAATCTGGGTGATTTCCTGTTCACCTTTAGTTGCCATGTTTTCCTCGTTGTTAGAAGTTAAAGAATAGTTCTGGATCCAGCTCCTCCCCATTTCTGGAGATCGTGTAGTGGAGGTGAGGTCCGGTTGAGTTTCCTGTGGCACCTACTGTACCGATGACATCACCCTTGGAGACGTTGCGACCCTTGGAGGTACGGATGTCCTTCATGTGGGAGTAGGTTGTTATATATCCATTATGATGGTTGATAATGACCATGTTGCCCAGGTCATCCTTCTTGCCAGCAAATTCCACGGTGCCGCTGCCTGCTGCAAAAACCGGGTTCCCGGAAGTCGCTGCCAGGTCTACACCCATGTGGTTTGTTTCGACAGAGAACTTTTTGCTGACTACGCCCACCACAGGAACGACATTTGGCATTCTTTCCTGCTTCAGATGTTCCTCGGGCGGTTTCCATCCGTGAATTCCTTCAAAATCGATCTCGATTTTTTCGGAAGGCGTATGGGCGAACTTGTCCTTTTCAATCAAACTGTTGATTTTATTGGAATCGTTCTCCACGAATGTTTCAAAGATATTCTGAAGTCTTTCCTCCAGGACCCAAAGTGAGTCAATACGGGAGAAAAGTTCTTCGTAGTTTGCATTTTTCTTTGAAAGCTGAGCGTTTGCAATCTTCAGGCGCTCGTAATTTGTAAGAACGCTGGTACCTTTCTTGACGATGAAGACACCGGCAATGACGCCAATGAGGAAAACGACGGCAAAGATCTTTGCCAGCGTAAACCAGATGGCGTGAAGACGGTACTTCTTGATTCCCTGGGAATCTTCCGGAATGATCTGGAGTGTATAGTATTTACCTTTCAAGATGCATTCCCCGGGTTAACGGTTTTCCATCAGTTCCTGAATACGGGTCAGGTCATCCATGCTGTAGTAGTTGATAACGATGGTGCCCTTGGATTCGGTTGCGGCACTGGGGTTCAGCTGGACCTTGGTACCGAAGAAAGTTTCCAGGCGGTTTTCGAACTGCTTCAGGTCGGCGCTGAGTTCGCGCTTGACTGCAGGCTGTGCGGGAGGAGTCTGTGGGTCGGTCGGACTTTCAATATTCTGTTCACCAGAATCGTCGCCAGTGTGAACTTCCACTTCTGC
This is a stretch of genomic DNA from Fibrobacter sp. UWR4. It encodes these proteins:
- a CDS encoding DUF3943 domain-containing protein: MKKVWSVILVVFALTQVSWSQSMSRDSVLSIQEAMQRRQELVGNPDTFPSTEMLPEDSIAQKVVSPFVTAAEVFGLNVFVWAWDYYVLDKHYAHTGPSYWKRNIQEGWKWDHNHWAINFYGHPYQGSMYYASARAGGNGFYRSMVWTALGSYTWEMFAETEYPAPNDLITTTIGGSIYGEVLYRLSRLAYNKYDVPWYRQLVAFVLEPAGYLQRKAFGNRDFYTGWIPMELAVAAGAGSRFGSNYRIGSQSADELDEEWNDHHGMMGLHLEYGRPYTIVRQPFDYFTVDVFGESGFEGNLLQLDVMGKLKNVGIHGRGHWLDFAINLDFDSFYGELATVSTISLGGALDLALWVTPNLRFRIMNQLYWILLGTADMGYDDLIQEVHPEYTSDKNNYQYNMGVKYSLMTEFLYKDKWRFYNKVILDAMRTIPGSMPHYGARGWDFLLLNNTALEYKLTDRIDIGNRLDSYVKLAAYSSDIFEPMSRTIFTFSLYLNFHLMTGK
- a CDS encoding M23 family metallopeptidase, yielding MKGKYYTLQIIPEDSQGIKKYRLHAIWFTLAKIFAVVFLIGVIAGVFIVKKGTSVLTNYERLKIANAQLSKKNANYEELFSRIDSLWVLEERLQNIFETFVENDSNKINSLIEKDKFAHTPSEKIEIDFEGIHGWKPPEEHLKQERMPNVVPVVGVVSKKFSVETNHMGVDLAATSGNPVFAAGSGTVEFAGKKDDLGNMVIINHHNGYITTYSHMKDIRTSKGRNVSKGDVIGTVGATGNSTGPHLHYTISRNGEELDPELFFNF
- a CDS encoding metallophosphoesterase; this translates as MNSTFLKIGQISDLHIGNDESLVQGIDVRANFMNALYSESMKDLDLLVLSGDLANEDAEPGAYKYVAEVVNSLPIPCCVIPGNHDRIEVMEKFFDLKGKVHHGRCYYRYDIAGKTIFFLDSAVGDISRDQLDWLKEEAAKVQDEVIVFMHHPPCFCNHRFMDLRFFMRNMLEVQEVLAGIPNLTHIFTGHYHDHFEVSLGRQKVHVAPASQMQIDPSTPYFSLKSSNPGWQVIKWGKDFVESEVYFK
- a CDS encoding polymer-forming cytoskeletal protein — protein: MATKGEQEITQIGNSVTLKGDISGKSDVRVAGNIIGSVNIEGEIIVERQGYVEGEVKSQTAVIAGSIKGNIECTEKLILESTSKFVGNIKTKQLIIQEGAQFQGNCQMGVSVQQPTAQQKSAAPVQSEKKLDL